The Eschrichtius robustus isolate mEscRob2 chromosome 5, mEscRob2.pri, whole genome shotgun sequence DNA window TAGGAGCTGTGCACAGCTAATGAGGAGTGATGAACCACCTCCAATTCTATCTCTTTGTGTAAGTTTACAATCTGATTCCTATAGTTgggaaaacaaaacgaaaagagaatgaaaaacctCTAATGGAAATGGACTTGTCAGCATCTTTCAGTGAAAATAGGAAATTGTGGAGGAGAAGGGCAAAGAGGAACAGTGCCTCTTGCTTTATATAAAGACTGTTATGGTGTTGAAAGGGAATAGTGAACACAGCCCTGAGTCATGTGCACTGCAACCTGAAGCTTCCCGCAGAAGTCCTTCAGGGCTGAAAGCTCTGAGAACAACCTCTACTCTcttattattaattcattttctcatgctcaataaatattattgaggaTATGCTGATAGGATGTGTTTGAAAAGTGAAATTTGCAATGAATTAAATGAGCCTCTTAAAAGTCACTGCATGGTACCAAACAACTTAAGTTAATTAGTTGTCGGTTAAGGACATGTCTAAAATAATAGGCTAACCTAACACTATGTAGATATGACCTcaacatgatttttaaatcttGACTCACTAGAAATCAGTGGCAGATCTTAGGCTATCTAGTGTGTCCTTTGGTGGACTTGATGCCTCCATTAGCCCAGCACGtgactcttggccatctgtggtTCCCTGCTCCTCCTCCGTACCCGGTACTTTAGGACATGAGAACTCTGAGAAGCATGGTGGTAAACACTGAATTTGCTACTCTGAGTGTGACCAGTCACTGGCagtcattatttcattatttttactgTTGGAAGAAAgccttttttctaattttccttgaggagtgtgtgtgtgtgtgtgtgtgtgtgtgtgtgtgtgtgtgtgtgtgtgtaggagctaggtccaaatattttttaatatattcacatatcCACTCATGACAGGCTagacaggatttttaaaagtgtgtCTCAGGGAATACCAGTATCACTAGATACAGTAGCCCACAACAAAAATGTTCCATAGTAAAATGAGGTTGGGTTGCTTGATGCTAATATTCATTAGTATTTTAAAGGCTTGGATAAATTCTGAAGAGGCTTACTTAATTGTGTTTAATGCAGTGTTTTCCAAGTTAATTTGATGGTGTAGCCTGTTTTATTGTGTAAGACATACTAATAACCCACAAAACAGTATCCCATAAAATGTTTGGTGGAAAACGATTGTCCAGAAATATAATCTGGAGAATCTGTGGTATTTTGAAATCTCTACACATATCAATTACCAATTGATTTTGCTATAGGACATCAGTGGGAGAAGATTCCTTCGAGCAGCAATAACCAAGAACTAAGTAGACAAAAGGAAAGGATTGCTCAACAACCTttaggagagagagaagatgaggATCTGAAGAACAAAACTCAACATCAGGCAATGGAAATTGAATGGTTAGGATTTCGGAAACCTAGCCAAGTTGATGTGTTACATTCTAAGCAAGAGGTTTgggatgaagaaaataataatgatgatgatgatgattgcaAAGATGATGAAGATGAAGTTCGAGTGatagaatttaagaaaaaaaatgaagagggttCTCAGTTAAAAGAGGAAGGCGACGCAAGTGAGGACTCCACACTGAGCAGCCCCAGTTCCCAACCTGTCACACCTGATGAGCAGTCAACCTTCGGGAAGAAGGGTGATATTTCCAGAAATGCTTATTCAAGATACAATACGATATCCTATCGGAAAATCAGAAAGGGGAACACCAAGCAAAGAATTGATGAATTCGAGTCTATGATGCATTTATAAACTAACTGGAACCGAGAAGTTCTCATGCCCACTAAAGCAAAAGCTAATTCTATTTTCCTGAGATGCATCTTTGTATGCCTTGAGTCATCCCCTATAAAGAAGTGGAAGCTTAACCTCCGTTTCACTGTAGAATAATGTGGAAATAACCCTAGGCAAAACTCAGTCCGGTAACCTCAAATCAAAAAGCTTTAGATTCATTCTtggatatttgctttttaaatcctCACTAATATAGCCTGTGTGCTAAGCACTAAACAGTTTGACTTTAAAAGTAGCaatgctgggaaatgtagtcatcAAATGAAAGAGGACTATTtgaaatgaaatgtatttcttttggtGTCTTTCTTCCTGTACACTGAGGGTGATAGAAAGTCTGGTATCAaatctctctttctttaaaaCGTGGTTTTATAGACTCCGGCAATAAACTTTCCAAAATACTTTGCCTTTCCTATTATCTTCAgattttaagttgtttttcttgGCATCTACAGAGTGAAATTCTGTATAGGCTGCCTTCCTAGGTGTTACCATTCACTGAATTTTCTCACTAGAGGGGCTGAGCAATTGTCAGTCAGGAAAATTCTGTTTACTGAATGTTGGCTTTATGTTCTCAAGATGAATTAAATCCATTGTGAGATTGCCACAGGGAGGGGCTGGAAGATTGGTGGGCAATTGACTAAAGAGTTATATCAGATAGATTATTTCTGAGACTGAAAATAAAATCTTGTCTAGCACAGTTAATGTCATTAAACATGAAAATGACAGCTTTAGcacaattttaagaaaataccCCTCTCTATTACTACACTTTCTCCTATTAAGAGTATCTcagaataattttctttccttagaaACCTGAGACAACTCTAGTCATAACTGTACTAGTTactatgaaaatggaaataattatcttagaatattttcaaagtaGAGTGTGAGCATGTATTTTTAGTGAGAAAGCGCTGATGGTTGTTGGGAATATATAATTTACTGGACCTCAGCCCAAATCAAGATGCTTAAAATTGTGCTTGTGAAGCTTCACTCAAACCAATGTGTCAAATAATGTATTGAATATTTATGAAAAGGGAGAGTCTATATTTATATTCTTAGATAGTtccataatttttcatttcatgctTCTATATATATTACCCTGAGCTTTCTGTCACCACAGATAAAGACATTTCTTTTGGCCctagaaataaaaagacaattccTTATTGTCTGAATATAATACAGTCTTCATTGTACTATTCAaccctttgtttatttatttttcattttgtgaaaaACCCTGGGTTAGCCCTTCTCAGATTATTGCTTATTTATGTGTAACAAATCCCACACATTCTAAAGGcactttctttaattctttattaTCATATAATATGTTTCCATGGTATCATATACTATTATTTAGTGTTTATGAGActcaattttgaattttttccttttattctttcaaaCAGATACTTCACAACCTGACCATATAAAAGTCTGTCACGCTTAATCGATAGAATCTATGCATTTCATTCTCGACAATGCAAGTTTTCAGAATAAAGACAGGGAAATCAGTCTTTTATTGACAAATTTAGGTAGAAGATTGATGCACTAGGACAATTACCTGTTCATTTAAAGCCTCTAAATCTTTTCACTTGGGCaagctattttctttttggattacTGGTGACCCCTACTATTTTCTACTTAACTTCAAAGCACAGTATTATGTTATCCATCATGGAACAGGACCATATTCTTAACCTACCATCAACAGAGCCTGTATTTTGAATTATTCCAGCAGAGGCAGCCAATTCCTGTGGAACTTGAGTGAGGTGGGAGGTCTGTGGTCATTTGATGTGGCCAAGCAACTAGCTCTAATTGGGCTCCAAAATGTAGTAACCCTGGCCCTTTTAGTTTTGTGCTCTTACGAGATGATTAACCAACTATGAAAGATTTTATCAACAAGACTATTTCAGGGTATGTTCAATGAGTAAATGCTTAATGCTCATGAATGAGGCAATGTAGTTGCAGAAGAGCACTGAAACTATTATTTGGCATTAGTGCCCATTGCCCTATTCTGCCATCTTACACTAAGGCCACAGGGCTTAGTGACTGTAAGTATAATGGTGATGGGTGGCTGTTTGATTCTTGTAACCTAAGAAAGACAAGGGTCTGGTTCAAATCTCATGGGGGATACTTAACATATTTGAAAAGCATATGGGACACATTAAGAACACAAATTGGTAACTACACATGAAGGTTTACTGCTTTTGTGCTTCAAGGTTCAGGAATGGAAGAAGGACTCTGGTACCTGGTAGGAGGGAGAATTGACCTATTGTGAGAATGCTGATATTTCTTACATGACTTTTTATCTTCCTTAGATGCTGGGTGAACAGGAAGTAATAACAGCTCTATTTCTCTGTCAGTATAAAACTTAACCCTTCATATAATGCTACCTTTGAAGACACAGAATATATCAgactctatctatctacctattaaCAGTTTAAATAAGGAACTGTGTTTGACTTGCTCTCAATAAAAGTTTGTGTCCCTGTTTTTGGTGcctagattttattctttttatctgccttttaaaatttaaaagaacccTTGCATATTAGCAGCTACTGAGACCATCAATAAATACCATTTCAGAAATCAACACCTCATTTTAATTCATTCGCGTTATTTATTTCAAAAAGGTCTTAAAATGCTTGTATATGAAATTGTAAAAAGAATTTCTGATGGATAGATATGTAATGTTCATGagacatttctattatttttacagGAACTGAACTATTGTTTTAGATACATCTTAATTCcaacaacttgaaaaaaatatatatctttgtaGTCATTAAGGTAATACATTGCTGTAAACTATGCTGACACTTTTATAGTAATTGTTTCTACGTATTTACATGGTGGAGTACTTCTGGCACACTTTCAAATGGAGAACAGACATTTGAGTTTTTCAAAATGataggaaaaacatttaaaataagtaataatagAGAATTATGGAAAAAGATGAAACACCAGCGTATCATGAAGAAATATGTCTGGCCATATGAGAAAGGCACTACTTCTTTTAAAGCCTAAACTTTCATTCCTCTATAAAAACAAGAGGGCTATAAAAAGTAATGTCAAAAGTTATAGCAAATATTTGTCCATGTTAAAGTATCAGACAGTAACATAATAAATATGAATACCAAAACGTGTACACAGCTCATGAAGAACACAAGGTGAGTAGAACATACAATTGACATAAACACAATGACACGGGTAGTAATGAGCAGTGGAAATCACCCAGATACATGGCAAACTACAAAATCAAAGCGTTTTGTAATTAACTGCCAGCTTGGATGAGTTTTGGTTATGAATTTGGAAAGTAATTGAATTTTTACTTAGAAActtaaaattacatatttgatttcttctttataataaatttgGTTGGTCAGAGGCAGAAAAACTGGGTAACTAAAAATGTTCAAATTTATTCCAAATTCCTTTCTACTCCATAGTTTCAATCTAGTTTTTCCactaacaaatatttttaggTAATCAATAACAAATTCACAAATTTAACCTTTGCCTTCTCTTGTTTTTATGCCCAGCTCTTAtagctaatatgtataaaactagCAACATTTGGGCAGTTGTTTGAAGGAGAAGAATTAACGCATGTGCATAAACCACAACTGAATAACAAGCATCCTGATAATTTAGAGTTTGGTTACTCCTTTCAggtctgggaaaaaaatacccaGAGTGAAAGTCTGTGTGAGATACTTTTGTCCAGAAGGCCAGATGCAGATGAAGCTATGCACTTCAGAGAGACTTAAAAATATCCCAAAAcagttcttaatttttctttgttagttAAAACTCTTGGTTTTACTTTCTCTCAGTTCAAAGCATAAAATATAGAAACATACCCATAGCCATATATATGTTTTCGTTTCAACAGCTAATATAAAGACTTTGTATAGATATTTATAACCAATATCCTTGAACTGGGAAAACCTATCagtcaataaaaaaatagaaaatcccaGTTTTCAAAGAAATTATTTGTTACTTATTTGATGGCAACTGTTGTCATTAGAAACTCAGCATATTAGAAGTTGCTCTATTTGCTGGAAAATGAGATTTTTGtgtttttgcaaagcaaaggttCACATAAACTTGAAAAGAGACCCTGACTGTAGTGATAACTATTAGTTGACCCATTAGGTTGAAAACGGAGGCATTAAATCTTAGTGCgatggtatttttttcctttcttttaggcACGGACACCACCAACACCTGAAATTCCATCCATTAAACCTCATCAGGAGTAGATAATACTTTACATGGCTTATTCAAACCTGACCATGGAATGGCTatttgccaaaaataaatatttttgtacattaaCTGTGGTTAGTGTTCCTTTTCTCATTTCAAGGCATCTTGGCTTGTAGCAATTGTTGAGTAAACTTATGCAAAGGTTGTTGTAAAAGCATTATGGTGACAATCTACACAGTGAAATGAAAGCTACACGACTTGGTTTTTGTCTTAAATTAAAGGACTCCAATTTTTCACTTTCCACTTCTGTTCAAATTGAGCAATTTGTCAGCTTTGATTAATGGTTGGGGGAACAAAGAGTTGGTAATATCATTCACAGAGAAGCAATCTCTCTATGTCCACGTCTCCCTCTCATACTTGTTCTaggaaatggaaaggaatatgtcCTGCATGAAGTCAAGGAGATAGACCACTGCGAAGTGTATGAGGATAACTATCCTTAAGCCTACACTTCAGTTGTTTAACAGAGAGGGGTGCAGCCTCTATTTCCTGTCGGTACAACATGCAAGAGAGAGACCAAAGAGGTGTGACTCTATACCAAGGGATTTTAACTGAGCCCACCCGAGTTGTCTGTCTTACttacagaagaaatagaaagaggaggagaaggagggggaggagaaggaggaagaggaagaggaggagaagaagaagaagaggaggaagaggagaagaatcAAAGAATCACAGCAGCATGGTTTAGTGAAAGAggctcaccttttttttttttttttttttttttttttgagcccaATAGAATGGAATCTGGGTTTTAACTCTTACTAGTGGGATGACTTTAGACAATCCCTCTCAGCCATCCTCGTCTGCATAATGAGGAGAATGAAACTCCCCTCACTGAGTTGAGCACAATAGTGAGATGGGGCACAAACAGTGCCTAGCACGTAGTAGGTACTCAAAGGTACTTAGTCCCACTTCTTTTCTCTTTACTCCTTgtaatttccttgtttttatcCAAGCTCTTGGGGCTTTCTTTTGAGACAgaatttcttttctgtgtttgaaTGTGAAAGTTAAAGATGTTACAACAAATAAAGATGGTACTATCTGGTGcacctcaactccattctcttgCATGAGAGACCCTTGAAAAGCATTCTAAGCCATTCATGAAATGAAGGTTGACTGGAAAaattgaattcctatacactagtatCTTTGCTCTGATAACTAGATACACTAGTATCTTTGCTCTGATAACTAGTATCTTTGCTCCTCTACAGTTCCTAAGGCAATTCGAGAGGCAAGGTGTTAATATCTAAGAAAGTATTTCCAAATTAGAGTTCAAAGCTCTACATTGTGATCATGGCACATGGTGGTTTTTGCCCTTGTGAATGGCAGTTGATTAAATGTTGGCAAGAAGAATTGAGCAAATTTGAGGCTGGTGATAAAACACAGTTGTATCAACAACAGCTGTGTGATCCTTCAAGAGAGTAGGGTGGAATCTCTGGGTAACTgttgaaaacaagaaaagaactATGCAAGCTGGAAGGCTCAGAAGCACTCAGATGGTTTGGTGAATTAGTTTTTGATCAAATAAGTCCTGTAAAATATTATCAACTATGTTTGTGTTCAAGGTAACAAGATGCAGAGacgtttttttaagaaaaggcaaTAACTTAAGCTAATCCAGGGAAAACTCTGAAGTCCCCAAGAACAGAGCCCCCTATTGAAGAACTTGGGGCTAATTAAGACCCTAATGTGTCCCAGCCAAGGGTTTATCTTTAGAAGTACCAGAAGACCTAGAGGCATTTATACTTTTATAAAGGtcttctaaaaacaaaaattcgAGGGCAATGTTTAAAAGAATGTTGGTAGTAGATTTCACAATTAGTCAATACTCTTACTGTTAGGTCCAtaagattcttaactactgcttAGTTCCTTGCTTCTAAGAGTAGTTGAGCAAAAACGTGgtaaaagctgttttaaaaattctacccAAGAACAAATATGTGATGTATGAAAACAGTTCTTTGTTATATTGATAATATGGATCCAAATATAGCTTCACATAGTAAGTATGTCAAGGTAAAGCCAGGAAGAGCATACATTGAACAGACCACAGAAGGTTCTTTTGAGCAAAAACATTCAAATTTCTTCAGCTGGTATACCCACAGGTAAGTGTATCCAAAACATAATTCATCTTTTTGTGAACAGAGTTGACATTGTTGGTGgaaactctttttgaattaaaagAGATTCTTTACACTGGCAGAAAACCTTTCAACATTTTTCATTTACACAAAGCATTGCATGAGGCATCCAGCATATTTAGTTTGGTCGGCAACTCAATTAGTCCTTTGGCAACTGACTTGTGTTTTATCCCTCGCATGgctctgttttgaaaataattgtctcattttctaatcattttcttATCTCATCTGCAATGTCAAttatttacataaaacatcttaaatATGTTGCAAATACGTAAAACTATTTCCCCTTCCAACTCTTAGTTATTGCTTTGCTTTTGCATAATTAACTgggaattaaaatttaaacaggAAATCAGAACTGAAGATGCCCAGTTTTACCATCAGCTCAACAgcacaggtttgtttgtttgcttttttattttaatattaacaaGAATATAGCATGATTGACCTCCAGAGACCCAACCCTaacaaaaaaatttatgtatatcTTTCTTAAGAATGTTGTGGAGGAGATTTGGTTAGGCTAGTGGCCCTGTCTCTGGAGATCCAAATTCTAATCCTGATTCTCTCACTAACTGGCCTGGGATTTTTGGACAGGCCAGTTTCCTTACCAAAATGAATGCAAAGGATATTAAGATTTCTAAGATATCTTCCGGTATGCCTAAGTATTGTCATACCTAAGATTATGTGCTCAATTTGGATCAAAGAAATATTggaattttccccaaatttatcAGTGTTATCTTTAGGTCCACATCTAGGACTTTGTTCTTTTCTCCCCCCCATAGAGGTGCCAGATCCCCTTCCATTTTTAGACAAGTCTTGGACAATTTTTTCTTAACTCTCTTCCTAATGAGCTTTTAACTCattctcttcccctttctttatgttttcctcaCTTTATTTCTACCTTGAAATCTTTTAGAGCCCATTTTTAGCATTCTTCATCCCTGTGAATGCTGCTGAATCTAAGGTAGTATTTTCACATAAAAGAACTTTAATATATTTCCGTGCCCTATTTCTGCTTTATTCATTTCAACTCCTCTTATTTGGTCCTACATTAGAGTAGGTTCAATGATTAAATGTATCTTTGATTACTGCGGTGTGCTGTGACCCAGCCtctatttctttgcatttttttctttcttttttaatatccaCATGAGTCTAGAAGTTACTAGTATGGCCATTTTCTAAAGTGTAATTTAAAAGCACAGAATGAATGGAAACAACATCCATGTCTAGAATTGAATAAGCATTTGACTTCCTCACTTAAAGTTTTTCCACTGACTCAGATTGG harbors:
- the ERMN gene encoding ermin isoform X1, coding for MKTLSPSRTQLYIMTDIPVTFSQVECNGDTPPENGQQKITKITEEASDMDGTPPYCRVDSSLEDEPTEGDQEKSAKLQENILLNSSMDEKILKEKPEENLYIVHKAITDLSLQETSVDEMTFREGHQWEKIPSSSNNQELSRQKERIAQQPLGEREDEDLKNKTQHQAMEIEWLGFRKPSQVDVLHSKQEVWDEENNNDDDDDCKDDEDEVRVIEFKKKNEEGSQLKEEGDASEDSTLSSPSSQPVTPDEQSTFGKKGDISRNAYSRYNTISYRKIRKGNTKQRIDEFESMMHL
- the ERMN gene encoding ermin isoform X2 is translated as MTDIPVTFSQVECNGDTPPENGQQKITKITEEASDMDGTPPYCRVDSSLEDEPTEGDQEKSAKLQENILLNSSMDEKILKETSVDEMTFREGHQWEKIPSSSNNQELSRQKERIAQQPLGEREDEDLKNKTQHQAMEIEWLGFRKPSQVDVLHSKQEVWDEENNNDDDDDCKDDEDEVRVIEFKKKNEEGSQLKEEGDASEDSTLSSPSSQPVTPDEQSTFGKKGDISRNAYSRYNTISYRKIRKGNTKQRIDEFESMMHL